TTAAAAAAACTGCAGCGGAGTGGGCGTTTCCGAAATTCAATTTGAGTTTACCGGAAACGTTCAAGGCTTCTTCCCAATTCAACTCCATAAATCCATCATCCCGGCGCTTCTGAACCCTGATCCAGGCAGCATGTGGGCCGATGCTTCGCGAATGGGATATCTCGGTATTGTATAGCAGTCCGTGCGAATCTCGCCACTGCCATTGATCTATTCTGGGTTGACTGTAAACACCGATTTGGGTTGATATGCGGGTTTCCGGTTCAGGTGGTGCATTGCGGGTTATGATATTCACCACACCTCCCATGGCACTGGAACCATACATGGCTGATCCACCGGATTTGACTATTTCCACCCGATCCACTTCTGAGCTGGGAATCGTTCCCCAGGTAATGTTGCCTGCAGCGCTGCCCAACATTGGAATTCCATCAACAAGGAGGAGTGATCGACTGCCAGCACCCATGGTATAGCCTGATGTTCCTCTAATATTCAACTGTCCCTTGATGGTGGAGACACCTGATTCATACGATAAAATATCGATCATGTTGACGACTGCTTTTGATTGAATTTCCCTGCGTCCAATAGCTGATACAGAGAAAGGCGATTCCAAAATATCCTGTTCCTTACGGCTGGAAGTCACCACAACCTGGGGAGAAGCCAGCACATTTGATTTCAGTTTCACAACCAGACTGGCAGGAATATCAGGGAGAACAGCTACGTCCTTTACTGAATAGGGCGCGTAGCCCATCATTGAAAAAGTCAGATTATAGGTTCCGGGTGGGAGATCATTTAGCTGAAAATAGCCTGAAACATTAGAAGTCGTACCCAGCAGACTGCCTTGGATTTGAATATTCACACCAGGTAATGGCATACGGGATCTTGCATCACTTACCTGGCCACTGATACTGATATTGCTTTGAGCAAAAACAGGATGAAACACACCTGTTACCAGAAGTATAGTGAGGAGAATCGACCAATAAGGTCGAGATAGAGTGGCTTTGGATAGAATCATTAAGTTTGCGAATATAGGAGGGGGAGCAGGGCAATCAATGTGAAAACGGATATGTCGTCTAACTATCTACTAAATTATAAACCCTGCTTGGCTCGCGATCGCTGAAAACAGGTTTGCTTGCTACCTGGCTGAATGGCGTTTATTCAAATATGCCAGCAGGGCTATATCCAGGGGTTGATCTGTTGTTAGAGGAACATAGTCCACATGTTGTTCACGGCAGCGGGCTCCCAACTGAGTACGGAATTGTTCAACTGCAGCCTGATAGTCTTTCTGGATATGCCAGGGCTCTGTGGCAATAATTTCACTTGATTCCATATCCTTGAATTTAGCCTGAGCATCAAAACCAAAATCCACTTCCCGGGGATCCAGAATATGAAAAACCAGAACCTCATGGCGGTCATGACGAAAATGTTTAAGCCCGTTCAGAATATTGTTCAGGTCATCCAACATATCTGAAATAATGATCACCAGTCCCCTTCGATGAATCCGGTCTGCCAGATGGTGCAAACTATGACCAATGGCCGTTTCTTCTCCAGGTGTTACATTTTCCAGATGACCAAGAATATTATTTAACATTGAAGGCCGGGATGAAGGACGGATATGGGTCCGTATTTCAGTATCAAAAAGGGTTAGACCCACTGCATCCTGCTGGCGTAAAAGCAGGTAGGTCAAAGCTGCAGAAAGATAGCTGCCATACTGCAGTTTGGTGATATCTGATGATCCGTAAGCCATTGATCTCGACATGTCCAGCATGAGATGAGCTTTCAGGTTGGTCTCTTCCTCAAACTGTTTTACATAAAAACGGTCGGTCTTGCCGTATAAGCGCCAATCCAGATAGCGCAGGTTATCACCGGGGCCGTAAGCCCGATGCTCGGCAAACTCTACGGAAAAACCGTGATAGGGACTTTTGTGCAGTCCTACAATAAACCCCTCAACAACCATGCGTGCTCTGAGCTGCATATTAGCCAGGGTTGCCAGGGTTTGGGGGTTTAAATATTTCAGTTTGTCAGTGGCCACTTAACGACTTTCTTGTGGTTCTTAGTGTCTTCGTGAATTTGTGGCAATAATAATTATTACAGTAATTTTTTAATGATCTCATCTACTGTGACACCATCAGCTTCAGCATTGAAATTGGTCAGGACGCGGTGTCTCAATACTGGCAGAGCTACAGCCTTCACATCATCAATGGAAGGAGTGGGATTCCCAGACATGGCAGCCCGTGTTTTGGCACCCAGAATTAAATATTGAGAAGCCCGGGGACCAGCGCCCCAACCCACCCACTTATTGATGTAGTCCGGGGCATTATTATCATCAGGCCGAGTTCTGCTCACCAATTCTACTGCATAATTGATAACATTATCAGCTACGGGCACACGCCTGATCAGATCCTGATAATCCATAATAGATTTTTGGTCCACGATCTTTTCTAATTTAACTATCGCGCCAGAGGTCGTTTGACTAACAATTCGGCGTTCCTCCTCCCGACTGGGATAGTCTACTTGCAGGGTAAACATGAACCGATCCAGTTGTGCTTCTGGTAGTGGATAAGTACCCTCCTGCTCAATCGGGTTCTGGGTAGCCAGAACAAAGAAAGGCTCTTCCAGCACATAGCTTTTCACACCGGCGGTTACCCGATGTTCCTGCATGGCTTCCAGCAGGGCTGCCTGCGTTTTTGGAGGGGTCCGATTGATCTCATCGGCTAGGATGATATTGGCGAAAACCGGTCCTTTTACAAAACGAAATTTTCTTTTCCCGCTAGTGTGATCTTCTTCGATGATATCTGTTCCTGTGATATCTGAAGGCATAAGGTCAGGGGTAAACTGGATCCGTGAAAAACTCAGATCCAGAACTTCTGATAGGCTCTTGATCAGAAGCGTTTTAGCCAGGCCTGGAACGCCCACCAGTAGAGCATGACCGCGTGCTAACAAGGCAATCACCAGCTGTTCTATGACAGCGTCCTGCCCTATAATTGCTTTTGATAATTCCTGTTTTAAACGGTCAAAAGCAGCTACCATTTCAGTTAGTTTTTGTACATCATTGTTTGGTTTGGTCACACATCCTCCGGAACAGTATAGAATACAGTATTATTTACTACCTTATAAATGTTACTCTCTCGCAGAGCGCGCAGAGGCGCAAAGAGTTAAGTGTAGGCAGCATGATTTGCTCAGACACACTTGATGAATCGTGAACTGGTTGGTGTTCTTTTTATGCGTTTTTTTGTAGATACACCATTCTTTGTGATCTTGAAATATTGATAATCTTTTCCTGAACTAACACTTTAGTTCACAACACTCATGAAATTTGG
The Candidatus Neomarinimicrobiota bacterium genome window above contains:
- a CDS encoding MoxR family ATPase, which gives rise to MVAAFDRLKQELSKAIIGQDAVIEQLVIALLARGHALLVGVPGLAKTLLIKSLSEVLDLSFSRIQFTPDLMPSDITGTDIIEEDHTSGKRKFRFVKGPVFANIILADEINRTPPKTQAALLEAMQEHRVTAGVKSYVLEEPFFVLATQNPIEQEGTYPLPEAQLDRFMFTLQVDYPSREEERRIVSQTTSGAIVKLEKIVDQKSIMDYQDLIRRVPVADNVINYAVELVSRTRPDDNNAPDYINKWVGWGAGPRASQYLILGAKTRAAMSGNPTPSIDDVKAVALPVLRHRVLTNFNAEADGVTVDEIIKKLL
- a CDS encoding DUF58 domain-containing protein; amino-acid sequence: MATDKLKYLNPQTLATLANMQLRARMVVEGFIVGLHKSPYHGFSVEFAEHRAYGPGDNLRYLDWRLYGKTDRFYVKQFEEETNLKAHLMLDMSRSMAYGSSDITKLQYGSYLSAALTYLLLRQQDAVGLTLFDTEIRTHIRPSSRPSMLNNILGHLENVTPGEETAIGHSLHHLADRIHRRGLVIIISDMLDDLNNILNGLKHFRHDRHEVLVFHILDPREVDFGFDAQAKFKDMESSEIIATEPWHIQKDYQAAVEQFRTQLGARCREQHVDYVPLTTDQPLDIALLAYLNKRHSAR